The following proteins are co-located in the [Pasteurella] mairii genome:
- a CDS encoding Predicted O-linked N-acetylglucosamine transferase, SPINDLY family, with protein MSENTNPPSVIKFEQAVAAKEHENACNELLNILGKLDHNFGTIDGIEIDYPIQINGLVNHMIAHLCTRIAVATTTLFQDPKLNLSESGALRFFTLQRWLAFIFAASPFINSDHILRGYNQAKDNTDPNNIQLENTENALMKFCVLYFPESNLSLNLDAIWNLNPAICTSLCFALQSPRFIGSKEAFSKRGTILQWLPKKLAQIQNLNHIPNSISHDVYMHCSYDVAANKHDVKKALNQVIRRHLLELGWQDRDVSKIGSKNSKPVMVVLLEHFHSAHSIYRTHSVSMIAAREHFHLIGVGGEAVDQAGRDVFNEFHLCEGNSIIERLVQLRRICEENGAAIFYMPSIGMDLNTIFASNTRLAPIQAIALGHPATTHSDFIEYVIVEDDYVGSEDCFSETLLRLPKDALPYVPSALAPTNVEYCLKENPEVVNIGIASTTMKLNPYFLEALKAIRDHAKVKVHFHFALGQSSGITHPSVERFIKSYLGDSATAHPHTPYLHYLHILYQCDMMVNPFPFGNTNGIIDMVTLGLVGICKTGPEVHEHIDEGLFKRLGLPEWLIANTVDEYVERAIRLAENHQERLELRRHIIENNGLNTLFSGNPKPMGEIFLKKLHEWKSTQSAKSKPKAKIKRKPTTKKKV; from the coding sequence ATGTCAGAAAATACGAATCCACCAAGTGTGATTAAATTTGAACAGGCAGTCGCTGCAAAAGAGCATGAGAATGCATGTAATGAATTGCTGAATATTTTAGGCAAATTAGACCACAATTTTGGTACCATTGATGGGATTGAAATTGATTATCCAATTCAAATTAATGGGTTAGTAAATCATATGATCGCCCATTTATGTACGCGTATTGCAGTCGCTACCACAACTTTATTCCAAGATCCTAAATTAAATCTTTCTGAAAGTGGCGCATTACGTTTTTTCACCTTACAACGTTGGCTAGCCTTTATTTTCGCCGCCTCGCCATTTATTAATTCGGATCATATTTTACGTGGCTACAACCAAGCAAAGGATAATACCGATCCCAATAATATTCAGTTGGAAAATACCGAAAATGCCTTAATGAAATTCTGTGTACTGTATTTTCCGGAATCCAACCTTTCGCTGAATTTAGATGCCATTTGGAATTTAAATCCGGCAATTTGTACTTCATTGTGCTTTGCACTACAATCCCCGCGCTTTATTGGCAGCAAAGAAGCTTTTTCCAAACGTGGAACCATTTTACAATGGTTGCCAAAGAAATTAGCACAAATTCAAAACTTAAATCATATTCCAAACAGCATTTCCCATGATGTTTATATGCATTGTAGTTATGATGTGGCTGCTAATAAACATGATGTCAAAAAAGCCCTTAACCAAGTTATTCGTCGCCATTTATTAGAACTGGGTTGGCAGGATCGTGACGTCTCTAAAATCGGTAGCAAAAACAGCAAACCGGTAATGGTCGTATTATTGGAACATTTCCATTCTGCACATTCCATTTATCGTACTCACTCTGTTTCAATGATTGCGGCGCGCGAACATTTTCATTTAATTGGTGTGGGTGGTGAAGCGGTAGATCAGGCAGGACGTGATGTATTTAACGAATTCCATCTTTGCGAAGGGAATTCAATTATTGAACGCCTTGTCCAATTGCGGCGTATTTGCGAAGAAAACGGTGCTGCAATTTTCTATATGCCAAGTATCGGCATGGATTTAAATACTATTTTCGCCAGCAATACCCGCTTAGCGCCAATTCAAGCAATCGCCTTGGGACATCCAGCCACTACACATTCCGATTTTATCGAATATGTGATCGTAGAAGACGACTATGTTGGCTCGGAAGATTGCTTTAGCGAAACTTTATTGCGTTTACCGAAAGACGCTTTACCTTATGTGCCATCCGCGCTCGCGCCGACAAATGTCGAATATTGCCTCAAAGAAAATCCGGAAGTCGTCAATATTGGTATTGCGTCAACTACCATGAAGCTCAATCCTTATTTCTTAGAGGCGCTGAAAGCGATTCGCGACCACGCTAAAGTAAAAGTACATTTCCATTTTGCCCTCGGTCAATCCAGCGGAATTACTCATCCCAGCGTGGAACGCTTTATTAAATCCTATTTAGGCGATAGCGCTACTGCACATCCGCATACGCCTTATCTCCACTATTTACACATTTTGTATCAATGTGACATGATGGTAAACCCGTTCCCGTTTGGTAATACTAACGGGATCATTGATATGGTAACCTTAGGTTTAGTTGGTATTTGCAAAACCGGACCGGAAGTGCATGAACATATTGATGAAGGGTTATTCAAACGCCTGGGTTTACCGGAATGGTTAATTGCTAATACCGTGGATGAATATGTAGAGCGTGCCATTCGTTTAGCAGAAAATCATCAAGAACGTCTAGAATTACGTCGCCATATCATTGAAAACAACGGCTTAAACACCTTATTTAGTGGTAACCCGAAACCAATGGGCGAAATTTTTCTAAAAAAATTGCACGAATGGAAAAGCACACAATCTGCGAAATCCAAACCAAAGGCGAAAATAAAACGCAAGCCTACGACCAAGAAAAAGGTCTAA
- the katA gene encoding catalase, which produces MSKCPFDHQSKTLTNAAGAPVVDNDNTMSAGPKGPLLLQDVWFQEKLAHFARERIPERVVHAKGSAAYGTFTVTKDITQYTKAAVFKPSAKTEVLLRFSTVAGERGAADAERDVRGFSLKFYTEEGNWDLVGNNTPVFFIRDPLKFPDFIHTQKRNPQTNLRDATAAWDFWSRHPESMHQIMILFSDRGIPASLRHMNGYGSHTYSFINANNERFWVKFHFKTQQGHRYFTNEEVAKVIGENRESSQQDLYEAIAKGDFPRWNVQIQIMPEADAAKHNYAFDLTKVWPHKEYPVIDIGVLELNRNPQNYFAEVEQAAFAPSNIVPGIGFSPDRMLQGRLFSYQDAQRYRLGVNHHQIPVNAPKCPYHTTHRDGAMRMDNNGGEHPNYAPNRFDTYVPTHDQLSLQLEREAAHFDFREYDEDYYSQPAALYHLFDTNQKARLADNFAASLAEVTDPAVVEKQLAHFEKVSLQLASDIRAKLAK; this is translated from the coding sequence ATGTCAAAATGTCCATTTGATCATCAATCTAAAACATTAACGAATGCCGCCGGCGCGCCAGTTGTAGATAACGATAATACCATGTCAGCCGGTCCGAAAGGTCCGTTATTGTTACAGGATGTTTGGTTTCAAGAAAAATTAGCGCATTTTGCTCGTGAGCGCATTCCTGAACGTGTGGTTCACGCTAAAGGCTCTGCCGCATACGGGACGTTTACGGTGACCAAAGATATAACGCAATATACCAAAGCGGCAGTATTTAAGCCGAGTGCAAAAACGGAAGTGTTATTGCGTTTTTCAACCGTGGCAGGTGAACGCGGTGCGGCGGATGCAGAGCGTGATGTACGCGGTTTTTCTTTAAAATTTTATACGGAAGAAGGGAACTGGGATTTAGTGGGGAATAATACGCCGGTTTTCTTTATTCGTGATCCGCTTAAATTCCCTGATTTTATTCATACACAAAAACGCAATCCGCAAACGAACCTACGTGATGCCACAGCAGCATGGGATTTCTGGTCTCGCCATCCTGAATCCATGCATCAAATCATGATTTTATTTAGCGATCGCGGTATTCCGGCGTCATTGCGTCACATGAATGGTTATGGTAGTCATACTTATAGTTTTATTAATGCCAACAATGAGCGTTTTTGGGTGAAATTCCATTTCAAAACCCAACAAGGACATCGCTATTTTACCAATGAAGAAGTGGCGAAAGTGATTGGTGAAAACCGTGAATCCAGTCAACAAGATTTATATGAAGCTATTGCTAAGGGAGATTTCCCGCGCTGGAATGTGCAAATTCAAATTATGCCGGAAGCGGATGCGGCGAAACATAACTATGCCTTTGATTTAACGAAAGTATGGCCACACAAAGAATATCCGGTTATTGATATTGGTGTGTTGGAATTAAATCGTAATCCACAAAACTATTTTGCCGAAGTGGAACAAGCTGCATTCGCACCGTCTAATATCGTGCCGGGAATTGGCTTCTCGCCGGATCGTATGCTCCAAGGTCGTTTGTTCTCTTACCAAGATGCGCAACGCTATCGTCTTGGGGTAAATCACCATCAAATTCCGGTTAATGCACCGAAATGTCCATACCATACCACTCACCGCGATGGGGCAATGCGTATGGATAATAACGGTGGAGAACATCCGAACTACGCACCAAACCGTTTTGATACTTATGTTCCAACGCATGATCAGCTTTCATTGCAGTTAGAGCGTGAAGCCGCACATTTTGATTTCCGTGAATATGATGAAGATTACTACAGCCAACCAGCGGCGTTGTATCATCTTTTCGATACGAACCAAAAAGCTCGCTTGGCAGACAACTTTGCTGCAAGTTTAGCGGAAGTTACTGATCCTGCGGTAGTAGAAAAACAATTGGCGCACTTTGAGAAAGTCAGCCTACAGCTTGCCTCTGATATCCGTGCAAAATTAGCGAAATAG
- the mltF gene encoding membrane-bound lytic murein transglycosylase F encodes MKGLFIRLICAVALLLWAIDMVFPWQRIMQSEENPYIAIQTRGKLVVGTINNPVSYFIGSNGPAGLEYELAKAFAEYLNVELDIAPMSTEDELFSALTSHKIDIAAANLLYQKQKIDNFQLGPAYYSASWQLVYQKGKIRPSSLNRLNGKLVISKGSEINTLLSELKGKLPNLSWTVSDRSPEELLLQVAEGKLDYTIANSINVSVTQQIKPQIAVAFDVTDEATVHWYLLNHAYSELQAALLDFMNQSIENGLIARIEEKYFSHLAEFDYVDTRSYLNAIETVLPKFVALFEKYRGDLDWRLLAAIAYQESHWNPDATSPTGVRGMMMLTKATADRMKISNRLDPEQSIKAGSEYLHLLLSQLPDSIMQEDRIWFALAAYNMGLGHLLDARRLTKNLGGDQDNWLDVKKNLPLLAEKRYYTNLKYGYARGYEAYQYVENIRRYMNSIMNYYRVQQNLQEENATPTVPIKDDQADSAPLEEQKPTPAEAPTVSKKPVSNQNE; translated from the coding sequence TTGAAAGGTTTATTTATTCGGCTGATTTGTGCTGTCGCATTACTGCTTTGGGCGATTGATATGGTATTTCCTTGGCAACGGATCATGCAATCGGAAGAAAATCCTTATATTGCCATTCAAACCCGAGGTAAGCTCGTCGTTGGAACAATAAATAATCCGGTATCTTATTTTATCGGTTCGAACGGTCCGGCAGGATTAGAATATGAACTGGCAAAAGCCTTTGCCGAGTATCTTAATGTTGAATTAGATATTGCTCCTATGTCCACTGAGGATGAATTATTTTCTGCATTGACCAGTCACAAAATTGATATTGCGGCAGCAAATTTATTATATCAAAAACAGAAAATTGATAATTTTCAACTGGGACCAGCATATTACTCTGCCTCTTGGCAATTAGTTTATCAAAAAGGCAAAATTCGTCCTTCTTCCTTAAATAGGCTAAATGGAAAATTGGTTATATCAAAAGGTTCGGAAATCAATACCTTGTTATCCGAATTAAAAGGAAAATTGCCTAATTTAAGTTGGACAGTCTCGGATCGATCGCCAGAAGAGTTATTGTTGCAAGTCGCCGAAGGTAAATTAGATTATACTATTGCTAATTCCATCAATGTTTCTGTCACGCAGCAGATTAAACCGCAAATTGCTGTTGCATTTGATGTAACGGATGAAGCTACGGTGCATTGGTACCTGCTTAATCATGCTTATAGTGAATTGCAAGCGGCATTATTGGATTTTATGAATCAATCCATTGAAAACGGTCTGATTGCCCGCATTGAAGAAAAATATTTTAGCCACTTGGCTGAATTTGATTATGTAGATACACGTTCCTATTTGAATGCAATTGAGACTGTATTACCCAAATTTGTCGCTTTATTTGAAAAATATCGTGGTGATTTGGATTGGCGATTATTAGCAGCTATTGCGTACCAAGAGTCCCATTGGAATCCAGATGCGACCTCACCAACTGGTGTGCGGGGTATGATGATGTTAACCAAAGCCACTGCCGATCGAATGAAAATCAGTAATCGTCTAGATCCGGAACAAAGTATTAAAGCCGGTTCGGAATATCTGCATTTACTCTTATCGCAACTGCCTGATAGTATTATGCAAGAAGATCGCATTTGGTTTGCTTTAGCAGCATACAATATGGGCTTAGGACATTTATTGGATGCGCGCCGATTGACAAAAAACTTGGGCGGCGATCAAGATAATTGGTTGGATGTAAAGAAAAATTTACCGTTATTGGCGGAGAAACGCTATTATACCAATTTGAAATATGGTTATGCGCGTGGCTACGAAGCCTATCAATATGTGGAAAATATCCGTCGCTATATGAATAGTATCATGAATTATTATCGTGTTCAGCAAAACTTGCAGGAAGAAAATGCAACGCCGACAGTGCCTATCAAGGATGACCAAGCGGATTCTGCTCCACTTGAGGAGCAAAAACCGACACCTGCAGAAGCCCCAACAGTGTCAAAGAAACCCGTATCAAATCAAAATGAATAA
- the perM gene encoding permease PerM, translating into MLEMLKNWYIRRFTDPQAMALFAILLFCFIAIYFFSDILAPLLIAIVLAYLLEWPIRILHEKLKFPRMLATIFILGSFIGVALLIALIMIPMLVNQTVNLFSDLPHMFNKLNEWLLSLPESYPELVDYQMVDSVFSTIKEKILGAGESALKLSVSSLLSLVTLGIYAFLVPLMIFFLLKDKKELMTYISGFLPRNRGLASKVWMEMQVQIANYIRGKLLEILIVAGVTYAIFLFFGLNYPLLLAVAVGLSVLVPYIGAVLVTIPVVLVAIFQFGVTPTFWYLFIIYVISQILDGNLLVPFLFSEAVNLHPLTIIIAVLVFGGLWGFWGVFFAIPLATLVKAVVTSWPSNEETI; encoded by the coding sequence ATGCTGGAGATGTTGAAAAATTGGTACATTCGCCGTTTCACGGATCCGCAGGCGATGGCGCTCTTCGCTATTTTACTGTTTTGTTTTATTGCGATCTATTTTTTCAGCGATATTTTAGCGCCATTATTAATCGCCATTGTGTTGGCATATTTATTGGAATGGCCGATCCGTATTTTGCATGAAAAATTAAAGTTTCCGCGGATGTTAGCGACGATTTTCATTTTAGGCAGTTTTATCGGCGTGGCGTTGCTGATCGCATTGATTATGATCCCAATGTTGGTTAATCAAACCGTGAATTTGTTTAGCGATTTGCCGCATATGTTTAATAAGTTGAATGAATGGTTATTATCACTACCAGAATCTTATCCTGAACTGGTGGATTATCAAATGGTGGATTCAGTATTTAGTACCATCAAGGAAAAAATACTGGGCGCTGGGGAATCGGCACTAAAACTTTCGGTCAGTTCCTTGCTTAGCTTGGTGACCTTGGGGATTTATGCGTTTTTAGTTCCTTTAATGATCTTCTTTTTATTGAAAGATAAAAAGGAGCTGATGACCTACATCAGCGGTTTTTTGCCGCGTAATCGTGGGTTAGCCTCTAAAGTTTGGATGGAAATGCAAGTGCAAATCGCCAATTATATCCGCGGTAAATTGTTAGAAATTTTGATTGTTGCTGGGGTGACCTATGCCATCTTTTTATTTTTCGGTTTAAATTATCCGCTATTGTTGGCAGTTGCGGTAGGGTTATCCGTGTTGGTGCCTTATATTGGTGCTGTTTTGGTGACGATCCCAGTGGTATTGGTGGCGATATTTCAATTTGGGGTAACACCGACGTTTTGGTATTTGTTCATTATTTATGTGATTAGCCAAATTTTGGATGGAAATTTACTGGTTCCATTTTTATTCTCTGAAGCAGTGAATTTACACCCGTTAACCATTATTATCGCGGTCTTAGTTTTCGGTGGTTTATGGGGATTTTGGGGCGTGTTTTTTGCGATCCCACTGGCAACCTTGGTAAAGGCGGTGGTCACATCTTGGCCATCTAATGAAGAAACAATATAA
- the arsC gene encoding arsenate reductase translates to MSITIYHNPRCSKSRETLALLEQQHIQPEIELYLQKQYSVEHLQALAQKLQIDDIRHMMRTKDELYRSLHLDAPNITQQQLLQAISEHSTLLERPIVVNGDKAKIGRPPENVLAIL, encoded by the coding sequence ATGAGCATTACGATCTATCACAACCCACGTTGTTCTAAAAGCCGAGAAACGCTTGCCTTACTGGAGCAACAACATATTCAACCCGAAATTGAATTGTATTTGCAAAAACAGTATTCCGTAGAACACTTGCAAGCCCTAGCCCAGAAATTACAAATTGATGACATTCGCCACATGATGCGAACCAAAGACGAGCTTTACCGTTCGCTGCACTTAGATGCTCCCAATATCACGCAGCAACAGTTGCTACAAGCCATTTCCGAGCATTCTACCCTATTAGAGCGCCCGATTGTAGTGAATGGCGATAAAGCAAAAATTGGTCGTCCGCCGGAAAATGTTTTAGCAATTCTCTAA
- the arfA gene encoding Alternative ribosome-rescue factor A, which produces MTKKNRQSSSQRLDIQTQTVYQHQRGVIKDNALQALLHDRLFRQRIEKKRKGKGSYQRKAKHVVKYVEKPDYQIFDFRNLIIGFFLINKMQTD; this is translated from the coding sequence ATGACTAAGAAAAATCGTCAATCCTCGTCGCAACGACTTGATATACAAACACAAACAGTATATCAACATCAGCGCGGCGTAATTAAAGATAATGCATTGCAGGCATTACTACACGATCGTTTATTTCGTCAACGCATTGAGAAAAAACGAAAAGGCAAAGGCAGCTACCAAAGAAAAGCCAAACACGTAGTGAAATATGTTGAAAAGCCCGATTATCAGATTTTTGATTTCAGAAATTTAATAATCGGGTTTTTCTTAATAAACAAAATGCAAACAGACTAA